In the genome of Nitrospinota bacterium, the window ATGAAAATATGGTCTCCGTGATAATCGCCCCGGCAAGAAGCGCGCCCAACTGCAACCCAGCCACCGTCACCACCGGCAGAAGCGCGTTCGCCAGCGCATGTTTGAAAAGCACCACCCGCCCCGAAAGCCCCTTGGCCGTTGCTGTGACCACATATTCTTCGTTGAGCGATTCGATCATCGCCGCGCGCGTCAGGCGGGACAATATGGCCGCCATCGCGGTCCCAAGAGTGATCGAAGGGAGGACAAGACTCGCAAAGCCCCCCCTGCCAGCCACCGGCAGCCATTTTAGTTCTATGGCGAAAAGAAGTATCAGAAGCGGCCCCAGCCAGAAGCTTGGCATCGAAACGCCGATAAGCGACATGGCCATGGAACCGCGGTCGGCCCATGTGTCCTTTTTCGCCGCCGCCATAACGCCGGCCGGTATCGCCAGGATCAACGCAAGCGCCATGGCGCACAGCGCAAGCTGGGCCGTGGCCGCGTAGCGCTCCTTTATTGAGTCGAACACGCTTTTTTTCGTGTAGAGCGACTTGCCAAGGTCGAACCGGGCCAGGCCGAAAAGGAACGCGCCGTACTGCTCCAATATCGGCCTGTCCAGCTTCAGTTCACGCCGCAGCGCCTCCTTGTCCGTGGCGGCGGCGTTCTCCCCAAGCATTATCTCCACAGGGTCACCGGGGGTGAGGTGGATGATCATGAACACCATCGTCACCACCCCAAGGGCCACCGGTATGGCCGAAAGTATCCTGCGGACCGCGTAATCCTTCATTGCCCCTCGATCCAGGCGTCTTTAAGGGATTTTATCCCCTCGTCCGGCCCAAGGCTGAAGTTTTTGATCCGCCTGCCGGTCACCGCCACATTTTCCGGATGCCACAATGAGATATATGGCAAATCTTCCGCGATCATCTTTTGCGCCCGCGAATACACCTGCCGCCGTTCATCGCCAAATGTCACTCTCCCATTTTCCAGAAGGCCGTCCAGCGTTTTGTTGACGTAGCGCCCCCGGTTCGCCCCGTCCGGCGGGAGCGACGACGAATGGAACATGTAATGGAGAATGTCCGGATCA includes:
- a CDS encoding ABC transporter permease, whose product is MKDYAVRRILSAIPVALGVVTMVFMIIHLTPGDPVEIMLGENAAATDKEALRRELKLDRPILEQYGAFLFGLARFDLGKSLYTKKSVFDSIKERYAATAQLALCAMALALILAIPAGVMAAAKKDTWADRGSMAMSLIGVSMPSFWLGPLLILLFAIELKWLPVAGRGGFASLVLPSITLGTAMAAILSRLTRAAMIESLNEEYVVTATAKGLSGRVVLFKHALANALLPVVTVAGLQLGALLAGAIITETIFSWPGLGRLTVQAINARDYPLVQGCVLTIAMSYVTVNLAVDLIYAVIDPRVRLK